A part of Limihaloglobus sulfuriphilus genomic DNA contains:
- a CDS encoding LacI family DNA-binding transcriptional regulator, with translation MAATLKSIAAQAGVDVSVVSRVLNNKPKARVSDARRRQIKEIAQKLGYVPNGSAQVIRTGRFGCAALVQSGHQFRSYTPSNLLNGLHEELEAKDMHLLITRLPEDGYNDESELPKVFRTLMADGMIVNYNHHIPKNVLSLVKESSMPAVWLNTKRDTKAVYADCVKGGFEATSRLIELKHTRIAFIDIYFNDLQAGAHYSVLDRYIGYKHAMESAGLEPFNATPKHNIQERMSDQIEYFKAILTRPQRPTAFLLYWANAAAPLLTAARELGLSIPSDLSIITFASESATDQGLCVSAYIEPENEMGRSAVHLLNRLLEDKAAEIPSRVLDFYYQDLGTAARCERI, from the coding sequence ATGGCCGCTACATTGAAGTCAATAGCCGCACAGGCCGGCGTCGATGTTTCAGTTGTTTCGCGAGTGCTTAACAACAAGCCCAAGGCCCGCGTAAGCGACGCCCGGCGGCGGCAGATAAAGGAAATCGCCCAGAAACTGGGTTATGTTCCCAACGGCTCGGCCCAGGTGATTCGCACTGGCCGTTTCGGCTGTGCAGCGCTTGTGCAGAGCGGCCATCAGTTCCGCAGTTATACCCCGAGCAATCTTCTTAACGGACTGCACGAGGAGCTTGAGGCAAAAGATATGCATCTGCTCATAACCCGCCTTCCGGAAGACGGTTATAACGATGAGAGTGAACTGCCAAAGGTTTTTAGAACCCTTATGGCCGATGGTATGATAGTCAACTACAACCATCACATACCCAAAAATGTCCTTTCCTTAGTAAAAGAATCCAGTATGCCCGCGGTTTGGCTCAATACAAAAAGAGATACCAAAGCCGTTTATGCCGACTGTGTCAAGGGCGGTTTTGAGGCAACTTCCAGGCTTATTGAACTAAAGCATACCAGAATAGCCTTTATTGATATCTACTTCAACGACCTGCAGGCAGGGGCTCATTACAGTGTGCTTGACCGTTATATCGGGTATAAACATGCGATGGAGAGTGCCGGCCTTGAGCCGTTTAACGCTACGCCAAAGCACAACATACAGGAAAGAATGTCGGATCAGATAGAATATTTCAAGGCAATTCTAACCCGTCCCCAGCGGCCTACTGCATTTCTGCTCTACTGGGCCAATGCCGCCGCTCCGCTGCTGACCGCGGCAAGGGAGCTGGGGCTGAGTATTCCGTCGGATTTATCAATAATAACCTTCGCCAGCGAGTCAGCCACTGACCAGGGCTTATGTGTCAGTGCCTATATAGAACCGGAAAACGAGATGGGCCGTTCGGCGGTTCACCTTTTAAATAGACTGTTAGAAGACAAGGCCGCAGAGATACCCTCGCGTGTTTTGGATTTTTATTATCAGGACCTGGGCACTGCTGCCCGTTGTGAGAGAATTTAA
- a CDS encoding SGNH/GDSL hydrolase family protein — MKKYLLLIIAAGLTLNAADAETKWLKVGEDKNLKVYGLPWFAENDGLFYRLPVREQENITKTAWWMSKCPSGARVRFKTDSTSLKLKINHGMEESSRIAMWHMGAAAVSGIDLYLGPPQDNLFWMTTRPKDGSNEYEHTYFTSKSRQMREFTLYLPVYAELASLKVGVDSDAAVEGPTEYQIQKPIVVYGTSITQGACASRGSNSFAAIVGRRLNADIVNLGFSGSGCGEEIMARLIAEIDASVYIVDSVANMNAEFMEQRYEKFVTILRQTRPEIPVILMTKIRYAGEFEPKRKAVYDQQHKPLFETYEKFVKQGDKKVYLFDAGEIIKPGGDHPTVDGTHMTDTGFHIIADELTPFVASIISDKDK; from the coding sequence ATGAAAAAATATTTATTACTGATTATTGCAGCGGGGTTGACATTGAACGCAGCTGATGCAGAAACTAAATGGCTTAAGGTTGGAGAAGATAAAAATCTCAAAGTTTACGGACTGCCCTGGTTTGCCGAAAACGACGGCCTCTTTTACCGGCTGCCGGTTCGTGAGCAGGAAAATATAACCAAGACGGCCTGGTGGATGAGTAAATGCCCCAGCGGAGCCAGGGTGCGTTTTAAGACCGATTCAACCAGCCTGAAGCTGAAAATCAACCACGGTATGGAGGAATCCTCACGCATAGCAATGTGGCACATGGGTGCCGCGGCGGTCAGCGGAATAGACCTGTACCTGGGCCCGCCGCAGGATAACCTGTTCTGGATGACGACAAGACCTAAAGATGGTTCAAATGAATACGAGCACACGTATTTTACCTCAAAGAGCCGCCAGATGCGGGAGTTTACATTGTATCTGCCCGTTTATGCGGAGCTTGCAAGCCTGAAGGTAGGCGTTGACAGCGATGCCGCCGTAGAGGGCCCAACCGAATACCAGATACAAAAACCCATCGTCGTATATGGAACCTCCATCACGCAGGGGGCATGCGCCAGCCGCGGCTCAAACTCGTTCGCGGCAATCGTTGGCAGGCGGCTGAATGCCGATATTGTTAATCTGGGCTTTTCCGGCAGCGGCTGCGGCGAGGAAATAATGGCCAGGCTGATTGCGGAAATAGACGCCTCTGTGTATATCGTTGATTCGGTGGCCAACATGAACGCTGAGTTTATGGAGCAGCGTTATGAGAAGTTTGTAACGATTCTGCGCCAGACCAGGCCGGAAATACCGGTAATTCTCATGACCAAGATACGTTACGCCGGAGAGTTTGAGCCGAAGAGAAAAGCCGTTTATGACCAACAGCATAAGCCGCTGTTCGAGACGTATGAAAAATTCGTAAAGCAAGGTGATAAAAAAGTTTACCTCTTCGATGCAGGTGAAATAATCAAACCCGGCGGCGACCATCCAACGGTTGACGGCACACACATGACCGATACCGGTTTTCATATTATAGCTGATGAGCTGACCCCGTTTGTCGCTTCTATTATCTCGGATAAAGATAAATAG
- a CDS encoding AGE family epimerase/isomerase — protein MNKEYIKTYRDNLVNSVIPFWEKHSPDYQSGGTFTCLDWDGSLFDTKKYIWLQGRSVWMFSRLYNEFDKNDKYLEIAKLGVDFIKKNAIDPKGRYYFSLTREGRPYFYQRKVYGAVFCMLAYLEYGRAAGEERYFQMARDLFWKIKQWVTDASLLDRPVFDGLPKTSSLADVMVLASMAIELQQHEPKDEYLEVINESIKNVWAHYNEDKRVLIENAPLDGSDISDWPEGRFFNPGHSIEVAWFLLHLLRFVDDKKSRDMAFDVLEGSLDFGWDKEYGGIYYFMDLEGRPTIQLESNMKLWWPHTEAIYALNLAYTITGDKKWIDWLRKVHDYSFEHFVDDKFGGWFGYCDRMGNLTHTCKGSAYKGFFHVPRALLMCTQLENGF, from the coding sequence ATGAATAAAGAATACATAAAAACATACAGGGATAATCTTGTAAACTCGGTTATTCCATTCTGGGAGAAACATTCTCCAGATTACCAAAGCGGCGGCACATTCACCTGCCTTGACTGGGACGGAAGTCTTTTTGATACAAAGAAATATATCTGGCTTCAGGGCAGGTCGGTGTGGATGTTTTCGCGGCTGTACAACGAGTTTGACAAGAATGATAAGTATCTTGAGATTGCAAAGCTCGGCGTTGATTTTATAAAAAAAAACGCAATAGACCCAAAGGGCAGATATTACTTCTCGCTGACCCGTGAGGGCAGGCCGTATTTCTACCAGAGGAAAGTTTACGGTGCGGTTTTCTGTATGCTTGCATATCTCGAATACGGCAGGGCGGCCGGCGAAGAGCGGTATTTCCAGATGGCACGGGATCTGTTCTGGAAGATAAAGCAGTGGGTTACAGACGCATCTCTTCTGGACAGGCCGGTTTTTGACGGATTGCCCAAAACCAGCAGCCTTGCCGACGTTATGGTGCTGGCAAGTATGGCGATCGAGCTTCAGCAGCATGAGCCCAAAGATGAATATCTCGAGGTGATCAACGAGAGCATCAAAAATGTCTGGGCGCATTATAATGAAGATAAACGGGTGCTGATAGAGAACGCCCCGCTTGACGGCTCTGATATCTCCGACTGGCCGGAAGGGCGGTTTTTCAATCCGGGGCATTCCATAGAGGTTGCCTGGTTCCTGCTGCATCTCCTGCGGTTTGTGGATGATAAAAAATCGCGTGATATGGCGTTTGATGTACTCGAAGGCTCGCTTGATTTCGGCTGGGACAAAGAGTACGGCGGGATATACTACTTTATGGACCTTGAGGGCCGGCCGACTATACAGCTCGAATCGAATATGAAGCTGTGGTGGCCCCATACCGAGGCTATATACGCACTGAATCTTGCCTACACAATAACCGGCGATAAAAAGTGGATCGACTGGCTCAGGAAAGTGCACGACTACAGCTTTGAGCATTTCGTTGATGATAAGTTCGGCGGCTGGTTCGGCTACTGCGACCGGATGGGTAATCTTACCCATACATGCAAGGGCAGTGCCTACAAAGGGTTTTTCCATGTTCCCAGAGCTCTGCTGATGTGCACGCAGCTTGAGAATGGTTTTTAA
- a CDS encoding metallophosphoesterase yields MLKIYSLVSGLLMFFLISGCGDEPAAYSVQGEPEFSIGVVADVQYADRDDIPKYNSYYRPSLGKLTECVETFNRRDLEFAIQLGDLVDIHLESYDKVLPIWEKIRCDKYHVIGNHDLSDTADYDTLLNRLSMDSNYYDFKRGGWRFIVIDTNEISVFSQPEGSEKYELARSILDNLKEQGSPKAVPWNATVSDEQLDWVDALLSEADNAGEPVVIFGHHPYVSRQESLTALNNDKVVQVFESHPSFKAYICGHDHDGGYVYQNGRHYLTLNGLMSTPDTNAYAIMDFYPGRIVVNGFGRVDSREMNITDFADNE; encoded by the coding sequence ATGCTGAAAATATATTCTTTAGTTTCAGGGCTTTTGATGTTTTTTTTAATCAGCGGCTGCGGCGATGAGCCCGCCGCGTACTCTGTTCAGGGCGAGCCGGAGTTTTCCATTGGTGTTGTTGCCGACGTGCAGTACGCTGACAGGGACGATATACCCAAGTATAATTCGTATTACAGGCCGTCTCTGGGCAAATTAACCGAGTGCGTGGAGACTTTCAACCGCCGCGATCTGGAATTCGCCATTCAGCTTGGAGATTTGGTAGATATACACCTTGAGAGCTATGATAAAGTTCTCCCGATCTGGGAAAAAATCCGATGTGATAAGTATCATGTCATTGGCAACCATGATCTTAGTGATACCGCTGATTACGATACCTTGCTTAACAGGTTGTCCATGGATAGTAACTATTATGATTTTAAGCGGGGCGGCTGGCGGTTTATTGTTATTGATACAAACGAGATAAGCGTATTTTCACAGCCCGAGGGCAGCGAGAAATATGAGCTTGCCCGCTCGATTCTGGATAATCTCAAAGAGCAGGGCTCGCCAAAGGCGGTTCCCTGGAACGCTACCGTCAGTGATGAGCAGCTTGATTGGGTTGATGCTTTGCTCAGTGAAGCAGACAACGCCGGCGAGCCGGTTGTGATTTTCGGCCATCATCCCTACGTCTCACGCCAGGAAAGCCTGACGGCGTTGAATAATGACAAGGTTGTTCAGGTTTTTGAGTCGCACCCGTCTTTTAAGGCGTATATCTGCGGCCATGACCACGATGGGGGCTATGTATATCAAAACGGCAGGCATTACCTGACACTTAACGGGCTTATGTCAACGCCCGATACAAACGCGTACGCGATAATGGACTTTTATCCGGGCAGAATCGTTGTAAACGGTTTTGGCAGGGTAGATAGCAGAGAAATGAACATAACGGATTTTGCGGACAATGAATAA
- a CDS encoding phosphodiester glycosidase family protein — MLKKITIVIMLVFCCTFALAVDEVSTPYKGVTRTHRTLTEPRPLNINVLVIDLAEPTISFKATPSNGDAAGETSGKTVRDFVLEEGAQIGINGGFFFWNSTSGGYDVMGYAASMGQTYSGFTAYADWPEPYVSLNISQDNKADMIYPVPNFPIGYYTAPFSVEVYNAVPGSEWIIQDGVKHVTDWNHHYELHPRTAAGITQDNKLILMTVDGRQAGFSEGMTVAEVADVLLGFGAYQGINLDGGGSTTMYFGEPYYENINVSIDGGVPGQQRVTANNLAVFAEADNSFPEYFIFNDFENGDEGTFAYSPGYSGSTQGIVAAESTADAVTGESWTLDGSARLFVKDDPELTSVSENPGGGWFVRWVSGSTASPSQNITAPVGGYAGFWAKTTAEDVSVSLCIDNDGGMERGIPIALPADGFWHCCQWNLDDESQWQGWVNGDGQITGSAFSLDSIHIFGPNADVELYIDTVSLSGTGSLDFIETCEQQHKAGRGNAADLNLDCVIDLLDFKLLIENWLNQSEYDIDNSDGAHIIDVKDFAVLAKNWLLETI, encoded by the coding sequence ATGTTAAAAAAAATCACCATTGTAATTATGCTCGTTTTTTGCTGTACGTTTGCCCTGGCAGTTGACGAGGTTTCGACCCCGTACAAAGGCGTTACCCGTACCCACAGAACTTTGACCGAACCAAGACCTCTCAACATCAACGTCCTTGTGATCGACCTGGCAGAGCCGACGATAAGTTTTAAGGCCACACCCTCAAACGGAGACGCCGCCGGCGAGACATCCGGCAAGACAGTTCGGGATTTTGTCCTCGAAGAAGGTGCTCAGATCGGCATAAACGGAGGCTTCTTTTTCTGGAACAGCACCTCCGGCGGTTATGACGTTATGGGCTATGCCGCGTCGATGGGGCAGACTTATTCCGGTTTTACCGCATACGCGGACTGGCCCGAGCCGTATGTGTCGCTGAATATCTCACAGGACAACAAGGCGGATATGATATATCCTGTGCCGAATTTTCCGATTGGATATTATACAGCACCTTTCAGCGTAGAGGTTTACAACGCCGTCCCCGGCAGTGAGTGGATTATTCAGGACGGGGTGAAGCATGTTACCGACTGGAATCACCACTATGAACTGCACCCCCGCACAGCCGCGGGCATAACACAGGATAACAAGCTGATACTGATGACCGTTGACGGCAGACAGGCCGGCTTCAGCGAGGGAATGACCGTTGCCGAGGTAGCCGACGTTCTTCTCGGGTTTGGAGCGTACCAGGGGATAAACCTTGACGGCGGCGGTTCAACCACCATGTATTTCGGCGAGCCGTATTACGAAAATATCAATGTGTCTATCGACGGCGGGGTTCCAGGGCAGCAGAGGGTAACAGCAAACAACCTTGCGGTCTTCGCCGAGGCAGATAACAGCTTCCCTGAATATTTCATTTTTAACGATTTTGAGAACGGTGACGAGGGCACATTCGCCTATTCACCCGGCTACTCCGGTTCTACGCAGGGTATCGTTGCCGCGGAGTCAACCGCGGATGCCGTTACGGGGGAGTCCTGGACGCTTGATGGCAGTGCAAGGCTTTTTGTAAAAGATGACCCTGAATTAACCTCTGTTTCTGAGAATCCCGGCGGCGGCTGGTTTGTCAGGTGGGTATCGGGCTCTACCGCAAGCCCATCGCAGAATATTACCGCACCGGTTGGCGGCTATGCCGGTTTCTGGGCAAAGACAACGGCAGAGGATGTCAGTGTGTCTCTGTGTATCGACAACGACGGCGGCATGGAACGCGGGATTCCGATCGCACTGCCGGCAGACGGTTTCTGGCACTGCTGCCAGTGGAATCTCGACGATGAGAGCCAATGGCAGGGCTGGGTCAACGGAGACGGGCAGATAACAGGCTCGGCATTTTCGCTTGACAGTATTCATATATTTGGGCCAAACGCGGATGTTGAGCTCTATATCGATACGGTTAGTCTTTCCGGAACGGGGTCTCTGGACTTTATTGAGACGTGTGAGCAGCAGCACAAGGCCGGCAGAGGAAACGCCGCCGACCTGAATCTGGATTGCGTTATCGATTTACTCGATTTCAAGCTGCTGATAGAAAACTGGCTTAACCAGTCTGAATATGATATTGACAATTCGGACGGAGCACATATCATTGATGTCAAAGATTTTGCCGTGTTGGCGAAAAACTGGCTTTTAGAGACGATATAG
- a CDS encoding DUF5009 domain-containing protein, with protein sequence MDKDLVTSPAKRAYSLDMLRGIAILLMILSGLEPFGSLPSWMYHAQTPPPSHQFDPNLPGITWVDLVFPFFIFSMGAAIPLSLGRRLKSGQSVFSLSIATLRRFAWLLGFAIFAKNINPFSISGEPTAGIWLVCMLMFGLMFAIWGRWPWNMPAGARTGIKTAGIIAACSILYFITYKDGKGFSVYRSNIILHVLANLVLFGGLIWLFTRNHPMLRLGVMALVLAIGLSASAENSWLKTAGSHYELTFIKPYLTEKLRFLYDLSWIIQWRFLKYLFIIIPATIIGENISDWLSSKTEKEDTAWAPFRYIMLLVLSLCIVFVTVAGLKARYVFVTFAAASVLSLLVYLTVRKPLNSDERLIEVMSRWAPFWLVLGFLLEPYQGGIKKDPSTLSYYFICTALAIYCIIIFTVLLQRYNLTKYFKVLIYNGQNPMIAYISTPNVLHPLLGLFGLRAALLDFYSSHPLPGFVLAVVLTAAVAVFVSVFSKKKIYLRT encoded by the coding sequence ATGGATAAGGACTTGGTTACATCGCCGGCAAAGCGGGCCTATTCCCTTGATATGCTTCGGGGGATTGCCATACTGCTGATGATACTTTCCGGCCTTGAACCATTCGGCAGCCTGCCGTCGTGGATGTACCATGCCCAGACACCCCCGCCTTCACATCAGTTTGATCCGAACCTGCCGGGGATAACCTGGGTGGATCTTGTATTTCCGTTTTTCATCTTTTCCATGGGTGCGGCGATTCCGCTCTCACTTGGCAGAAGGCTTAAAAGCGGCCAATCCGTCTTCTCGCTTTCAATAGCAACGCTCAGGCGGTTTGCCTGGCTGCTTGGTTTTGCGATATTCGCTAAAAATATAAACCCGTTTTCGATAAGCGGCGAGCCGACTGCCGGTATATGGCTGGTATGTATGTTGATGTTTGGACTGATGTTTGCCATCTGGGGCAGGTGGCCCTGGAATATGCCCGCCGGCGCACGAACGGGGATAAAAACCGCCGGTATAATCGCTGCCTGTTCGATACTTTATTTTATAACCTACAAAGACGGCAAGGGCTTCAGCGTTTACAGAAGCAATATCATTCTGCACGTTCTCGCCAATCTTGTACTCTTTGGCGGGCTGATCTGGCTCTTCACCCGCAATCATCCGATGCTGCGGCTTGGCGTGATGGCTCTGGTGCTGGCAATCGGGCTTTCCGCCTCAGCAGAGAACAGCTGGCTCAAGACCGCCGGTTCGCATTATGAGCTGACATTTATCAAACCGTATCTGACGGAGAAGCTGCGTTTTCTTTATGATTTGAGCTGGATAATCCAGTGGCGGTTTCTGAAATACCTATTTATAATTATTCCCGCTACTATAATCGGTGAGAATATCAGCGACTGGCTGAGCAGTAAGACTGAAAAAGAAGATACTGCCTGGGCCCCGTTTAGATACATCATGCTCTTAGTACTATCGCTCTGTATTGTATTCGTTACAGTGGCGGGGCTCAAAGCCCGTTATGTCTTTGTGACTTTTGCCGCGGCGTCTGTGCTGTCTCTGCTTGTATATTTAACTGTGCGGAAACCGCTCAACAGTGATGAGAGGCTGATTGAAGTCATGTCGAGATGGGCCCCGTTCTGGCTTGTACTGGGGTTTCTGCTGGAGCCGTACCAGGGCGGCATAAAAAAGGATCCAAGCACATTAAGCTATTATTTTATCTGCACGGCGCTGGCAATTTACTGTATAATTATTTTTACGGTGCTGCTGCAAAGATATAATCTGACGAAATACTTTAAGGTTTTGATATACAACGGCCAGAATCCGATGATAGCATATATCTCCACCCCGAACGTTCTGCATCCCCTGCTGGGGCTGTTTGGCCTGCGGGCGGCTCTGCTGGATTTCTACAGCAGCCATCCATTGCCGGGCTTTGTGCTGGCAGTCGTATTGACCGCGGCGGTGGCTGTTTTTGTAAGCGTATTCTCTAAGAAAAAAATATATCTAAGAACATAG
- a CDS encoding DUF4434 domain-containing protein, which translates to MAKITGTFLDEISHDIPSANWGPQDWARDFRAMKETGIDTVIIIRSAYRRAATFDSEAIKKSVGSILPVPVDLLDLFLSLAEENGMDLFFGTYDSGEYWMSGNYRKEVDINKAFTEEAVNKYGHRKAFKGWYMCHEIDTYNDKIMKVYRELGRHLKELKDMPILISPFIHGKKQFSEDPTNLSEHEKQWDRIFAEITDCVDIVAFQDGHVDFHELHDYLAVNSKLAKKYGITSWVNVETFDRDMPIKFMPLPWPAMLHKIQAAQRAKVDKLITFEFSHFLSPNSIYPAAHNLHKRYCEWLAESGISEEALAKGEADPV; encoded by the coding sequence ATGGCAAAAATTACCGGAACTTTTTTAGACGAGATATCTCACGACATACCCTCGGCCAACTGGGGCCCGCAGGATTGGGCGCGGGATTTTCGCGCTATGAAAGAGACAGGCATAGATACTGTTATCATAATCAGAAGCGCCTACAGGCGTGCCGCGACATTCGATTCAGAAGCGATAAAAAAATCTGTCGGCTCAATATTGCCCGTGCCGGTAGATTTGCTTGATTTGTTTCTGAGCCTTGCCGAGGAAAATGGGATGGATCTGTTCTTCGGCACGTATGACAGCGGCGAATACTGGATGAGCGGCAATTACCGCAAAGAGGTGGATATCAACAAGGCTTTCACTGAAGAGGCCGTCAACAAGTACGGACACCGCAAGGCTTTTAAGGGCTGGTATATGTGTCATGAGATCGATACCTACAACGACAAGATCATGAAGGTTTACCGTGAACTCGGCCGCCACCTCAAAGAGCTCAAGGATATGCCGATACTCATATCGCCGTTCATACACGGCAAAAAGCAGTTCTCCGAAGACCCGACAAATCTATCAGAGCATGAAAAACAGTGGGACAGGATTTTTGCCGAGATCACTGATTGCGTTGATATTGTCGCATTCCAGGACGGCCATGTGGATTTTCACGAGCTGCATGACTATCTGGCGGTTAACAGCAAGCTGGCAAAGAAGTACGGCATAACGAGCTGGGTAAATGTTGAGACATTCGACAGGGATATGCCGATCAAGTTCATGCCTCTGCCCTGGCCGGCGATGCTGCATAAGATTCAGGCCGCTCAACGGGCGAAGGTTGACAAACTGATAACATTTGAGTTTTCACATTTTTTAAGCCCCAATTCTATCTATCCCGCAGCGCACAATCTGCATAAAAGGTACTGTGAATGGCTGGCTGAGTCGGGCATCTCTGAGGAGGCTTTGGCCAAAGGCGAGGCAGATCCGGTTTAA
- a CDS encoding prepilin-type N-terminal cleavage/methylation domain-containing protein, giving the protein MTTKNRYSKAFTLIELLVVISIIALLMAILMPTLSRARQQAKAVVCGTNLKTLGTVWTFYAEDNNGYFPMGNSWRTWKAWWKGPEDGGITNYLPSGSRWAAEADESGVFEGYYCPANAKTAMSVEATKDGSGDGFGIGTGYHYNYHLGFQRYTKIAKVEQAAQVPHMFDYWYADATKPSQYMGNYFSSAFDPAESPNDWRAWRFMQAVPTVHGSGSNFSFVDGHVEKCQSLNTEEDYANKYIWEPAGSYYKEEPGMSLF; this is encoded by the coding sequence ATGACTACAAAAAACAGGTATTCTAAGGCGTTCACCCTGATTGAGCTTCTTGTTGTAATATCAATTATCGCTTTACTTATGGCGATTTTGATGCCTACTCTCAGCCGCGCACGACAGCAGGCTAAGGCCGTTGTTTGCGGCACGAATTTGAAAACCCTGGGCACGGTATGGACCTTTTATGCTGAAGACAACAACGGGTACTTTCCAATGGGTAACTCCTGGAGAACCTGGAAAGCCTGGTGGAAAGGCCCCGAAGACGGCGGCATAACTAACTACCTGCCCTCTGGAAGCCGCTGGGCGGCAGAGGCAGATGAAAGCGGCGTATTTGAAGGGTATTACTGCCCTGCAAACGCGAAGACGGCAATGAGCGTTGAGGCAACCAAAGACGGAAGCGGCGATGGTTTTGGTATCGGAACAGGCTATCACTATAATTATCATCTGGGTTTCCAGAGATATACAAAGATAGCAAAGGTTGAACAGGCCGCACAGGTGCCGCATATGTTCGATTACTGGTATGCCGATGCCACCAAGCCGAGTCAATACATGGGTAATTATTTCAGTTCGGCTTTTGATCCGGCAGAATCGCCCAATGACTGGAGAGCCTGGCGCTTTATGCAGGCTGTTCCGACTGTACACGGCAGCGGGAGCAACTTCTCGTTTGTTGACGGGCATGTTGAGAAATGCCAGTCACTGAACACAGAGGAAGACTACGCCAATAAATACATCTGGGAGCCTGCCGGAAGCTACTACAAGGAAGAGCCGGGCATGTCCCTGTTCTAA
- a CDS encoding PEP-CTERM sorting domain-containing protein codes for MREMMKLSLFVVLSVSVCLNAATLFQDNFDQYDYNSGVKLDVQSGGVWQGAGAPMTKFVSWAPGWAQHSNGTYGDTTMRLAFTDAGQSDMIVDVDTKMVSGYPMEYYAAARASDSQYVAAGVVLDTANLDAYARIIDSDGAAYGDYYFADYDAAQPFHIQLIVDGADVTANFSHLGVDITLNTTTTVLTGTNAGFGGKYRWNYPNGYFDNFAVSEVPEPATMLLLGLGGLACLKRRK; via the coding sequence ATGATGAAGTTAAGTTTGTTTGTTGTTTTAAGTGTTAGTGTATGTTTAAACGCGGCAACATTGTTTCAGGACAATTTTGACCAGTATGACTACAATTCCGGTGTGAAACTGGATGTCCAGAGCGGCGGAGTATGGCAGGGTGCCGGAGCACCAATGACCAAGTTTGTCAGTTGGGCTCCCGGCTGGGCTCAGCACTCGAACGGGACCTACGGTGATACAACCATGAGGCTCGCTTTTACAGATGCAGGTCAGAGTGATATGATTGTAGATGTAGATACCAAAATGGTTTCCGGTTATCCGATGGAATACTATGCCGCCGCAAGAGCGTCAGATTCACAGTATGTCGCGGCAGGTGTCGTATTGGATACCGCTAACTTAGATGCATACGCCCGTATCATTGACAGTGACGGCGCAGCATACGGCGACTATTACTTCGCTGACTACGACGCGGCACAGCCGTTCCATATTCAGCTTATAGTTGACGGTGCCGATGTAACGGCGAATTTCAGCCATCTTGGCGTGGACATAACACTGAATACAACAACAACTGTACTTACAGGAACAAACGCCGGCTTCGGCGGAAAATATCGTTGGAATTATCCAAACGGTTATTTTGACAACTTTGCTGTTTCGGAAGTTCCGGAACCGGCAACAATGTTACTCCTGGGGCTTGGCGGACTTGCCTGTCTCAAGAGAAGAAAATAA